Proteins encoded together in one Prochlorococcus marinus str. MIT 9211 window:
- a CDS encoding chlorophyll a/b binding light-harvesting protein: protein MQTYGNPNVTYDWYAGNSGVTNRSGKFIAAHAAHAGLMMFWAGAFTLFELARYDSSIPMGNQNLICLPHLAGLGIGGVSNGVITEPYGCTVVAVLHLIFSGVLGAGGLLHSMRYEGDLGNYPDSARAKKFDFEWDDPDRLTFILGHHLIFLGLGNIQFVEWARIHGIYDAAKGITRTVDYNLDLGMVWNHQADFLSISSLEDVMGGHAFLAFFLITGGAFHIATKQFGEYTEFKGKGLLSAESILSYSLAGVAYCAFVAAFWCSTNTTVYPTDLYGEVLKLQFDFAPYFADTASDLPADVHTARAWLANSHFFLGFFYLQGHLWHALRGMGFDFKRVGKAFDNMENAKITAG, encoded by the coding sequence GTGCAGACCTACGGGAACCCAAACGTTACCTATGACTGGTACGCGGGTAACTCTGGGGTGACAAACCGTTCAGGAAAATTCATCGCCGCTCATGCAGCTCATGCAGGTTTGATGATGTTCTGGGCAGGTGCGTTCACTCTTTTCGAACTCGCTCGTTATGACTCATCTATTCCGATGGGTAATCAAAACCTTATTTGTTTGCCTCATCTTGCTGGACTTGGCATAGGTGGTGTTTCTAATGGGGTTATTACTGAACCTTATGGCTGCACAGTAGTAGCTGTATTACACCTCATTTTCTCAGGAGTACTTGGTGCAGGAGGACTCTTGCATTCAATGAGATATGAAGGAGATCTAGGTAATTATCCTGACTCAGCCAGAGCTAAAAAGTTCGACTTCGAGTGGGACGATCCAGACAGATTGACCTTTATTCTTGGTCACCACCTTATTTTCCTAGGATTAGGCAACATTCAGTTCGTTGAATGGGCAAGAATTCATGGAATTTATGATGCTGCCAAAGGTATTACTAGAACTGTTGATTACAACCTAGACCTTGGAATGGTATGGAATCACCAAGCTGATTTCCTATCAATATCTAGCCTGGAAGACGTAATGGGTGGTCATGCATTCCTTGCATTCTTCCTAATTACTGGTGGAGCATTCCACATTGCTACCAAGCAATTTGGTGAATACACCGAATTTAAAGGAAAAGGACTTTTATCAGCAGAGTCAATCCTCTCTTATTCATTAGCTGGTGTTGCATATTGTGCATTTGTTGCAGCCTTCTGGTGTTCAACAAATACAACTGTTTATCCAACAGACCTTTATGGTGAAGTTCTAAAACTTCAATTCGATTTCGCACCATACTTTGCAGATACAGCATCTGACTTACCTGCAGATGTACATACTGCAAGAGCTTGGCTTGCTAACTCTCATTTCTTCCTTGGATTCTTCTACCTTCAAGGACACCTATGGCATGCCCTTAGAGGAATGGGATTTGACTTTAAGCGTGTAGGTAAAGCGTTTGACAATATGGAGAACGCCAAAATAACAGCTGGATAA
- a CDS encoding helix-turn-helix domain-containing protein: MNYRFLPDGPVPKVRMTPGQTVLIDPSSRSEGSCLEVIEGIARVYCPCEETEGMTLAFLQSGDQLRTARLCSEGICVEALTPLCFKSDADSLEANGYDPVNEWTLQLLRIRHLGNAEQRLQALLALLVNRLGRRCGNWCQLPFRLTHERIGELIGSTRVTSTRLISRLRSADLLVVPSGESTISLAPEFVEAAPLSI; the protein is encoded by the coding sequence ATGAATTACAGATTTCTTCCTGATGGGCCAGTCCCAAAAGTAAGGATGACGCCAGGGCAGACAGTACTCATTGACCCGTCTTCGCGTTCTGAAGGTTCTTGCCTTGAGGTAATAGAAGGAATTGCTCGAGTTTATTGTCCATGTGAAGAGACAGAAGGAATGACTTTGGCCTTTCTTCAATCTGGAGATCAACTCAGAACAGCAAGACTCTGCAGTGAAGGTATTTGCGTTGAGGCTTTGACACCTCTCTGCTTTAAAAGTGATGCCGACTCTCTAGAAGCAAACGGATATGACCCAGTTAATGAATGGACTCTTCAATTACTTCGCATTAGACATTTAGGCAACGCAGAACAAAGACTTCAAGCTCTATTGGCTTTATTAGTTAATCGATTGGGAAGAAGATGTGGTAACTGGTGTCAATTGCCATTCAGGCTAACTCACGAAAGGATTGGTGAGTTAATTGGGTCTACCCGAGTTACTTCTACCCGCCTGATTAGTCGATTAAGGTCTGCTGATTTATTAGTAGTCCCCTCTGGAGAAAGTACTATTAGCCTAGCCCCAGAGTTTGTAGAAGCTGCCCCACTGAGTATTTAA
- a CDS encoding ferritin encodes MNDISMNTSTVMSGPSGRAMAQPMETSLVEALYQHLTMERNSSAQYFAMSLWFAERELRGFASFFKHESLSEQEHASNFANYLIARGQSVVLQDIAAPNQQWESIESVICHAFQMEADVTSSLHQLYSLAERATDTRSNVFLDPIIESQTKSEDEFAHILGKVRFANEQPPALLIIDNELSTN; translated from the coding sequence ATGAATGACATCAGCATGAATACATCGACAGTAATGTCAGGGCCTTCTGGAAGAGCAATGGCTCAACCTATGGAGACTTCCTTAGTCGAAGCTCTCTATCAACATTTGACAATGGAAAGAAATTCTAGCGCGCAATATTTTGCTATGTCACTCTGGTTTGCGGAAAGAGAATTAAGAGGTTTTGCTTCATTTTTTAAGCATGAATCACTAAGTGAGCAAGAGCATGCTTCTAATTTTGCTAATTATTTAATAGCCAGAGGACAATCAGTTGTTCTTCAGGATATAGCAGCACCAAATCAGCAATGGGAGTCTATTGAATCAGTAATATGTCATGCATTTCAGATGGAAGCTGATGTAACTAGTTCATTACATCAATTGTATTCTCTAGCGGAGAGGGCGACCGATACAAGATCTAATGTTTTTCTTGATCCAATTATAGAAAGTCAAACTAAATCTGAGGATGAATTCGCCCACATTTTGGGAAAAGTAAGATTTGCCAATGAGCAACCACCAGCATTATTAATCATTGACAATGAATTGTCTACCAACTGA
- a CDS encoding ABC transporter ATP-binding protein, with protein sequence MTDIHLHINNLSHYYGSSSQTIPTLRSINLSLIRGELLGILGPSGCGKTTLLRLIAGLESPSQGNICIENRIVSSPEHVLPTERRGIGMVFQDYALFPHLNVWRNVCFGLSTNSDKAKANWLLELVGLIDLRDSYPHQLSGGQKQRLALARALAPGTSLLLLDEPFCSLDVEVRHNLRNVLTSVLRSCSATAILVTHDPHEALGICDRVAVLKDGSLHQCSSPVDMLQKPLTSFVGKFVFQNNIVNIHSNGNSFNTPYGSIIAQSHLFKSQPNVLMFDENSLSISLNPCGKCTIISKEFRASQWICRIQDSQNILRVSVTLDANIKIGDKCDLKFINGKYAFLYPGCVSCILKANN encoded by the coding sequence TTGACTGATATTCACCTACATATAAACAATCTTAGCCACTACTATGGCAGTTCAAGTCAGACTATACCTACCTTACGATCAATAAATTTATCACTTATTAGAGGCGAATTACTTGGTATTTTAGGCCCATCAGGTTGTGGCAAAACCACACTCTTGCGACTGATAGCTGGTTTAGAGTCTCCATCACAAGGAAATATTTGTATTGAAAATAGAATAGTTTCTTCTCCAGAGCATGTTCTGCCAACTGAACGTAGGGGCATAGGAATGGTTTTTCAGGATTACGCATTATTCCCACATCTAAATGTATGGAGAAATGTCTGTTTTGGGCTATCCACAAATAGCGACAAAGCTAAGGCTAATTGGTTACTAGAACTCGTTGGGTTGATTGATTTGCGAGATAGTTACCCTCATCAACTATCTGGTGGACAAAAACAAAGGCTAGCCTTAGCAAGGGCACTTGCTCCAGGCACTTCATTACTGCTTTTAGATGAACCTTTTTGCAGCTTAGATGTAGAGGTAAGACATAATCTTCGCAATGTACTAACTAGTGTACTTAGATCCTGTTCAGCTACAGCAATATTAGTTACTCATGACCCACATGAAGCCTTAGGCATTTGTGATCGAGTGGCGGTATTAAAGGATGGCTCTTTACACCAGTGCTCCTCCCCTGTCGATATGTTACAAAAGCCACTTACATCCTTTGTAGGTAAATTTGTCTTTCAAAATAATATAGTAAATATACACTCAAATGGTAATAGTTTCAATACACCATATGGTTCGATCATTGCTCAATCTCATCTTTTTAAATCACAGCCAAATGTCCTCATGTTTGATGAAAACTCCTTATCTATATCATTAAATCCCTGCGGTAAATGTACGATTATAAGCAAAGAGTTTCGAGCTTCTCAATGGATTTGTAGAATTCAGGATTCTCAAAATATACTTAGGGTTTCAGTAACATTGGATGCTAATATTAAGATAGGAGATAAATGCGACCTCAAATTTATTAATGGTAAATATGCTTTTCTTTATCCAGGCTGTGTTTCTTGTATTCTTAAAGCAAATAATTAG
- a CDS encoding endonuclease III domain-containing protein: protein MNKRQRADIIIKKLESLYPSPKIPLRHINSFTFLIAVMLSAQSTDKKVNEVTEDLFPIAYTPQLMHSLGIDGIYSYIKQLGLAKQKSKYAYLIAEKLILSHSSKIPDSLNKLESLPGVGHKTASVVISQVFGVPSFPVDTHIHRLAQRWGLTSGTSVKTTEADLKMIFPKSLWNKLHLQIIYYGREYCTARGCNGMVCSLCKQLYPKRDKAVITKKA from the coding sequence ATGAATAAACGTCAAAGAGCAGATATAATTATTAAGAAGCTAGAGTCACTATACCCATCACCTAAAATACCTCTTAGGCATATTAATAGCTTTACATTTTTAATAGCAGTAATGCTTAGTGCACAAAGCACTGATAAGAAAGTAAATGAGGTTACTGAGGATTTATTTCCTATTGCATATACCCCTCAACTAATGCATTCTCTAGGGATAGATGGTATATATTCATACATAAAGCAATTAGGCCTAGCTAAACAAAAATCAAAATATGCATATCTAATAGCTGAGAAACTTATCCTATCTCACTCTTCAAAAATTCCAGATAGTTTAAATAAATTAGAATCTCTTCCTGGTGTAGGACATAAGACTGCTAGTGTTGTTATATCTCAAGTATTTGGCGTACCTTCTTTCCCGGTAGATACACATATTCATCGCTTAGCACAAAGATGGGGATTAACTTCAGGAACAAGCGTTAAAACAACAGAAGCCGACCTTAAAATGATATTTCCAAAGTCATTATGGAATAAGCTCCATCTGCAAATAATATATTATGGAAGAGAGTATTGTACTGCTAGAGGCTGTAATGGCATGGTTTGTTCCTTGTGTAAACAGCTATATCCCAAAAGAGATAAAGCTGTCATAACCAAGAAAGCATAA
- a CDS encoding SDR family oxidoreductase, translating to MKVAISGASGKTGYRIAEEAIKKKFQTKLLVRNSSILPKSLENKERCNVSLFNPSKLDNALRDCDALIIATGARPSADLTGPCKIDARAVKQQVESCQRVGLKRIILVSSLCSGKLIHPLNLFGFILLFKRIGERALENSQLDWTVIRPGGLNEDEENIKDECVLYSSKNTQEEGSIPRRLVASSCIEALQTKESIGKIIEITSSPNNKRLTMQQSIEEF from the coding sequence ATGAAAGTTGCAATTAGCGGAGCATCAGGAAAAACTGGTTATCGGATAGCAGAAGAAGCTATTAAGAAGAAATTTCAGACAAAACTTCTAGTACGAAATTCTTCAATACTTCCTAAAAGTCTTGAAAATAAAGAAAGGTGTAATGTCTCATTATTCAATCCTTCCAAACTTGACAATGCTCTTAGGGATTGTGATGCCTTAATTATCGCTACGGGAGCCAGACCTAGTGCTGACTTAACTGGCCCTTGTAAGATTGACGCTAGAGCCGTCAAACAGCAAGTTGAAAGCTGTCAAAGAGTTGGTTTAAAGAGGATCATTCTTGTAAGTTCCTTATGCTCAGGAAAATTAATACATCCATTAAATCTATTTGGATTTATTCTCCTATTCAAACGAATAGGTGAAAGAGCTCTTGAAAATAGCCAATTAGACTGGACAGTAATTAGGCCAGGTGGATTAAATGAAGATGAAGAGAATATAAAAGACGAGTGTGTTCTTTACAGTTCTAAAAATACTCAGGAAGAAGGTTCTATACCTAGAAGACTTGTAGCATCCTCTTGCATAGAGGCATTACAAACAAAAGAATCTATAGGTAAGATTATAGAAATTACAAGTAGTCCAAATAATAAGCGATTAACAATGCAACAATCAATTGAAGAATTTTAG
- a CDS encoding GNAT family N-acetyltransferase, with product MDRDFNIRTIQNNDILKITELAKEEGFAPGIGDVNIYRNTDRQGLWVACLNDSLIGSIVGVKYNSFYGFIGLFIVDKQFRGRGFGLALWKHVLLKLSNLDCIGLEAAPDRIDDYSSWGFQPSSRTTRWEYIGDGKQSGILHSSTNTKGLILLQDSEITEDVIQNYDMNKEPTPRPHFLSDWLFNNNSSKVLALTNSQGSCVGFGRIRKCLLKKGIGWRIGPLIADTPELASILLKSLLLRHPGVILIDTPGLNPLADNLMKELGFKSLSHTMRMYKGTQPSVSMKEIYGLACLELG from the coding sequence ATGGACCGTGATTTTAATATTAGAACTATACAAAACAATGATATTTTAAAAATTACTGAATTAGCTAAAGAGGAAGGCTTTGCACCTGGTATTGGAGACGTAAACATATATAGAAATACTGATCGACAAGGCCTATGGGTTGCATGTCTGAATGACAGTTTAATAGGGTCCATTGTAGGAGTAAAATATAATTCATTTTATGGATTCATAGGCCTTTTTATAGTTGATAAACAATTTCGTGGAAGAGGATTTGGCTTAGCTCTTTGGAAGCACGTATTACTTAAACTTTCAAATTTAGATTGTATAGGATTAGAAGCTGCTCCTGACAGAATTGATGATTATTCCTCTTGGGGTTTTCAACCTTCTTCTAGGACCACCAGATGGGAATATATCGGAGATGGTAAACAATCAGGAATACTACATTCTTCAACTAATACTAAAGGTCTAATTTTACTTCAAGACTCAGAGATTACTGAGGATGTTATTCAGAATTACGACATGAATAAGGAACCTACTCCTAGGCCTCACTTTTTGTCAGATTGGCTATTTAATAATAACTCGAGTAAAGTTCTGGCATTAACTAACTCCCAAGGTTCCTGTGTTGGGTTTGGGCGTATTCGTAAATGCCTTTTAAAGAAAGGAATAGGTTGGCGAATTGGCCCATTGATAGCTGATACCCCAGAGCTGGCTTCTATTTTACTTAAAAGTCTTTTACTTCGACATCCAGGGGTGATACTAATTGACACGCCAGGTTTAAATCCATTAGCAGATAACTTAATGAAAGAGCTAGGTTTTAAATCCTTATCTCATACAATGCGAATGTACAAGGGAACCCAACCTTCAGTTTCTATGAAAGAAATTTATGGTTTAGCATGCCTAGAACTAGGATAG
- a CDS encoding DUF6737 family protein, whose product MMNILVAMRSLIKSLNQENFFNSMKVDNFYKYSRRYWSDKPLWCQPWSIIITGILSLLLCWLLTSNIILISLLTLLITLWWFTFLVIAPIQYYEYLNSK is encoded by the coding sequence ATGATGAATATATTGGTGGCTATGAGGAGTTTAATCAAATCATTAAATCAGGAAAACTTTTTTAATTCTATGAAAGTAGATAACTTTTATAAGTATTCTAGAAGATACTGGTCAGACAAACCATTGTGGTGCCAGCCATGGAGCATCATAATAACAGGTATATTATCACTGTTATTATGCTGGCTTCTTACTAGTAATATAATACTTATATCACTATTGACACTCTTAATAACTTTATGGTGGTTTACTTTTTTAGTAATAGCACCTATACAGTATTATGAATATTTAAATAGTAAATAA
- a CDS encoding PCC domain-containing protein, with protein sequence MFSRQIHLKAGDDLRASIEEYGRQKKESGFVTGIVGNLSAVAFQCPGIDVPTIKKGNLEIITLNGTFTPSNVHLHLSFSDSDCKVWGGHLELGTIVLKQADILLTSLDHGVNSSTIKGEKNTKETFRLEIAVIPDCPWSNRALRMIKSSNIAYRVTEVNSDDSFKLVQSRSGSSTFPQIFIDDEYIGGYEEFNQIIKSGKLF encoded by the coding sequence ATGTTTAGCAGGCAAATTCACTTAAAGGCAGGTGACGACCTCAGAGCTAGTATAGAAGAATATGGCCGGCAAAAAAAAGAGTCTGGTTTCGTAACTGGTATTGTTGGTAATCTTTCTGCAGTTGCATTTCAATGTCCCGGAATTGATGTTCCGACGATAAAAAAAGGTAATCTTGAAATTATCACATTAAATGGAACCTTTACACCCAGCAATGTACACCTCCATCTAAGTTTCTCGGATTCCGACTGCAAGGTCTGGGGGGGGCACCTTGAATTAGGGACTATAGTATTAAAACAAGCTGACATTCTATTAACTTCCTTAGATCATGGAGTAAATAGTTCCACAATTAAAGGTGAAAAAAACACTAAAGAAACTTTCAGACTAGAAATTGCAGTAATTCCCGATTGTCCATGGTCTAATCGTGCTCTAAGAATGATTAAATCAAGTAATATCGCTTATAGGGTAACGGAAGTTAATAGTGATGACTCATTTAAACTAGTACAATCAAGGAGTGGTAGTTCAACTTTTCCCCAAATATTTATAGATGATGAATATATTGGTGGCTATGAGGAGTTTAATCAAATCATTAAATCAGGAAAACTTTTTTAA